One region of Abditibacteriota bacterium genomic DNA includes:
- a CDS encoding SDR family NAD(P)-dependent oxidoreductase translates to MNEQKLLETAVAIRQSYVKRGLGCIVSCSDEPVKGPCGEFDPDSFAPALPAAFRVEDVYFDVRPACGKGRIAGKTAIVTGGAQGFGFGIAKSLVAEGACVVIADVNEPLAQKAAAELDAIAGESRAVAVKADVTDEESVRQLMSAAVRAFGGIDLLVNNAGIVRAGSLEDMTLANMDLVTKVNYTAYFLCAKYAAAVMKLAHACNPGLFCDIIQINSKSGLVGSNKNFAYAGTKFGTIGLTQSFALELAPYNIKVNSICPGNFLDGPLWSDPEKGLFVQYLNAGKVPGAKTVEDVRRFYEAKVPMNRGCLPEDVSKAIFYAIEQTYETGQAIPVTGGQVMLN, encoded by the coding sequence ATGAACGAACAAAAGCTTTTGGAAACAGCCGTCGCCATCAGACAGAGCTACGTAAAGCGCGGCCTCGGCTGCATCGTTTCCTGTTCCGACGAGCCCGTAAAGGGGCCCTGCGGAGAATTTGATCCCGATTCTTTCGCTCCGGCTCTTCCCGCCGCTTTCAGGGTGGAGGACGTGTATTTTGACGTCCGGCCCGCCTGCGGCAAGGGCCGTATAGCCGGCAAGACCGCCATCGTGACCGGCGGCGCCCAGGGCTTCGGCTTCGGTATCGCCAAGTCACTGGTGGCTGAAGGCGCCTGCGTAGTCATTGCCGACGTCAACGAGCCTCTCGCCCAAAAGGCGGCTGCCGAGCTGGACGCCATAGCCGGCGAAAGCCGGGCCGTGGCAGTGAAGGCCGACGTCACTGACGAAGAGTCGGTGCGGCAGCTCATGAGCGCCGCTGTCAGGGCTTTCGGAGGCATAGACCTGCTGGTAAACAATGCGGGCATAGTGCGGGCCGGCAGCCTGGAGGACATGACCCTCGCAAATATGGATCTGGTGACAAAGGTCAACTACACCGCTTATTTTCTCTGCGCCAAATACGCCGCGGCGGTGATGAAGCTGGCCCACGCTTGCAACCCGGGGCTCTTTTGCGACATCATCCAGATCAATTCCAAATCGGGGCTGGTGGGCAGCAACAAGAACTTTGCCTATGCCGGCACCAAGTTCGGCACCATAGGTCTGACCCAGAGCTTTGCTCTGGAGCTGGCCCCCTATAACATCAAGGTAAATTCCATCTGCCCGGGCAATTTCCTGGACGGTCCTCTGTGGAGCGACCCGGAAAAGGGACTGTTCGTGCAGTATCTCAACGCCGGCAAGGTGCCCGGCGCAAAGACCGTGGAGGACGTCCGCAGGTTCTACGAGGCCAAGGTGCCCATGAACCGGGGCTGTCTCCCCGAAGACGTGTCCAAGGCTATATTTTACGCTATTGAGCAGACCTACGAAACCGGCCAGGCGATACCGGTCACCGGCGGACAGGTAATGTTAAACTAA